Proteins encoded in a region of the Euleptes europaea isolate rEulEur1 chromosome 3, rEulEur1.hap1, whole genome shotgun sequence genome:
- the LOC130475379 gene encoding carboxypeptidase A2-like — protein sequence MRWILLLGVLIGAAWGLQTFAGDQVLRVEPCNAEQVHLLKQLEAQESLRLDFWRFPSYPERPVDVQVSFACLQAVKVFLESHHIKYSVLIEDVQAMVDEEAREMELSQRSERSRNGFNFATYHPLESIYKAMDDITAQYPQLVSKVQIGESYEKRPLNILKFSTGGTNRPAIWIDAGIHAREWITQATALWTANQIACEYGHDPALTSVLNATDIFLLPVANPDGYVFSHTTNRMWRKTRSRVPGSDCIGVDPNRNWEAGFGGPGASNDCCSDSYHGPSANSEVEVRSIVDFIKNHRNVKAFISIHSYSQLMMYPYGYKCSKPKDSQELDEVAKAATRALASLYGTQYKVGSICPVIYRASGGSIDWAYDYGIKYSFALELRDTGQHGFCLPANQIIPTAEETWLALKTTMEYVRDHPY from the exons ATGAGGTGGATTCTCCTTCTCGGGGTCCTCATTGGGGCCGCTTGGGGCCTGCAAACCTTTGCAGG CGACCAAGTTCTCCGGGTCGAGCCCTGCAACGCCGAACAGGTCCACCTGCTGAAACAGCTGGAAGCGCAAGAATCTCTCCGG CTTGATTTCTGGCGGTTCCCTTCCTACCCCGAACGCCCGGTGGATGTCCAAGTCTCCTTCGCTTGTCTCCAAGCTGTCAAAGTTTTCCTCGAATCCCACCACATTAAGTACTCGGTCCTCATCGAAGATGTCCAG GCCATGGTGGATGAAGAAGCCCGAGAGATGGAACTCAGTCAACGGAGCGAACGCAGCAGGAACGGTTTCAACTTTGCCACTTATCACCCCTTAGAATCC ATTTATAAAGCTATGGATGATATCACAGCCCAATACCCCCAGCTCGTGAGCAAAGTCCAGATTGGAGAATCATATGAGAAAAGGCCCCTCAACATTCTCAAG TTCAGCACTGGAGGAACAAATCGTCCGGCTATCTGGATTGACGCCGGCATTCATGCTCGAGAATGGATCACCCAAGCGACGGCCCTCTGGACGGCGAATCAG ATTGCCTGTGAGTACGGGCACGATCCAGCCTTAACCTCTGTCTTGAACGCCACGGATATCTTCCTGCTGCCTGTTGCCAATCCCGACGGATATGTCTTCTCTCATACCACA AACCGCATGTGGCGGAAGACCCGTTCCAGGGTACCCGGCAGCGACTGCATTGGAGTGGATCCCAACAGAAACTGGGAGGCAGGATTTGGAG GACCTGGAGCCAGCAACGACTGCTGTTCTGATTCCTACCATGGCCCCAGCGCCAACTCTGAGGTGGAGGTCAGGTCCATTGTGGATTTCATCAAGAACCACAGGAACGTCAAGGCCTTTATTAGCATCCACAGCTACTCCCAGCTGATGATGTACCCTTATGGGTATAAGTGCAGCAAGCCCAAGGATTCTCAAGAGCTG GATGAAGTGGCAAAAGCAGCTACCAGGGCCTTGGCCTCCCTCTACGGCACCCAATATAAAGTTGGGTCTATCTGTCCCGTTATCT ACCGAGCCAGCGGGGGCAGCATCGACTGGGCTTATGACTACGGCATCAAGTATTCCTTCGCCTTGGAGCTGCGGGACACCggccagcatggcttctgcctGCCCGCCAATCAGATCATCCCAACAGCCGAAGAGACCTGGCTGGCGTTgaagaccaccatggaatatGTGCGAGACCATCCCTATTGA